Genomic window (Streptomyces sp. RerS4):
ATCGTCGTGGACCTCGGCCGGCTGCCCGCCGAGGCCACGGGCCTGGTCTTCACGGTGAACTCCTTCTCCGGCCAGAAGTTCACCGAGGTCGCCAAGGCCTACTGCCGGCTCATCGACGCGGCCAGCGGCGAGGAGCTGGTCCGCTTCGACCTCACGAGCGCCGAGCCGCAGACCGGCGTCATGATGGCGAAGCTGATCAAGCAGTTCTCCGGCGAGTGGGAGATGACGGCGATGGGCGAGTTTGTGAAGTCGCGCACAGTGCGCGGCATGGTCAAGCCCGCTTCGCAGGCACTCTGAGCAGGTGGGCGGGCACATGCCGGCGCCGGCGCGTCCGTATCGGGTGACGGATGCCACCCGTAATCCGGGGGTGGCTGTCAGTGCCCGCCCTTAGCCTGGAAACCATGCAGAACACACTCCGACCCGCGGGTCCCGCTCGCCCGTCCGCCGCAGAGGCGAACGAGGCGATCCGGCACCTGGTCGAGACCGGTGTGGACGGCGAGTGGCCCTCGCAGGCGTACGAGTTCCTGCTGGAGGAGTGGACCGCGGCCTCCCGAGCGGAGTTCGCCGCGGCCCAGTAGGCCTCCTGGACCGACAGCCCTTCCCGGACCGACAGCCCTCCTGGGCCGGTGGCCTCCCGGCCCGGTGGGCCCGCCGGCTCAGCGGCCGCGCCGCCAGGGGCCGGTGATGGCCAGCATGATGCCCGGCTCCTGGAGGTTGGCGTACAGGGTGCGCCCGTCGGGGGAGAAGCAGACGCCGGTGAACTCGGCGTACTCGGGCTCTTCCTCGGTGCCGATGTTCAGCTCGTTACGGGCCAGCGGGTAGACCCTGCCCGACGCGGTGGCCCCGAACAGGTGCTGGACGCCCTCGCCGTCCTCGGCGATGACGAGGCCCCCGTACGGCGAGACCGTGATGTTGTCGGGGCCGTCGTAGCCGCCGTCCTTCGACGGGTCGGCGTTCACCCCGATCAGCACGACGAGCCGGACCGTGCGCCGCTTGGGGTCGTAGAACCACACCTGGCCGTCGTGCGCGGCGCCCGGACTCTCGGAGCGCGCGTAGGAGGAGACGAAGTAGGCGCCGCCATCGCCCCACCACATGCCCTCCAGCTTGCGCCCCCGGGTCACGGCGCCGGCCGCGAACTGCTTGCGCACGGGCAACGTGCGGGCGTCGCGGTCCGTGACCTCCACCCAGTCGACCCCGTAGACGGTGCCGATCTTCGTCGCGCGCGAGAGGTCGTCGACGAACCGGCCCGCGCTGTCGAAGCACTTCGCGGCGGCGAGCACCCCCGCGTCGGCGGCGAGGCCGCGCAGCCGGGCGCGCCCGTGGCGGAAGCCCTGGGGCGGGGTCCAGCGGTACAGCAGCCCGTTGGGACCGGACGCGTCCTCCGTGAGGTAGGCGTGACCGTGGTGCGGGTCGATGACGACGGCCTCGTGGGCGTAGCGCCCGAACGCCTTGATGGGCTTCGGGTCGCGGTTGGCCCGGCGGTCGTGGGGGTCGACCTCGAAGACGTAGCCGTGGTCCTTGGTCATGCCGTTCTTGCCGGCGAGGTCCTCGGTCTCCTCGCAGGTCAGCCAGGTGCCCCACGGGGTCGAGCCGCCCGCGCAGTTGGTCGACGTACCGGCGATGCCCACCCATTCGGCGACCTCGCCGCCGCGCCGGACCTCGACGACCGTGCAACCGCCGGAGGCGGCCGGGTCGTAGACGAGGCCCTCGGTGAGCGGGACCGGGTGCTTCCAGCCGGAGCGCGGCCCCTTCAGCTCGTGGTTGTTGACGAGGAGGGTGACGCCGCGGTGGCCCTCGAAGGCGGCGGTGCCGTCGTGGTGGGAGGGGGTGCTCTCGCCGCTGTCGAGGGTGGTGACGCCGCTGTGGGTGATCACGCGGTACGAGAACCCGGCGGGCAGCGCGAGCAGTCCGGCCGGATCCGCGATCAGCGGACCGTAGCCGGGGCCGTGGGGGCGGCGTTCGGCGGAGGCGGCGTCCGGGCCGTCCACGGCGGGGACGTCATCGGCCGCCAGGGCGCCGGGGGCGGTGGCGAGCGCGCCGACCGTCCCGGTGAGCGCGACTCCCGCACCGGCGATGACGGTGCGGGAGGTGAAGTCTCTGCGACTGAGGGGCATCGGGTCTCCTGGAGTGGGGAGGGGTGCGCCTGACATGCGGTCGTCGGCGCACACGCTACTCCTGACCCGGAAGGGCACCCGGAAGGGCATGTGACCGGGTGGCCCGCAAGCCCCGGTCCCGGCCCTTCCCGGCCGTGCCCCCTCCGTCAGGGCCGCCGGGAGCGTGCCTTGAAGGCCGCCTTGCGCGCCTCCTTCGAGGCCTTCTTGTCCGGGTGCAGCCGTCCCATGGCCTCCAGCACGTACGCCGTCGCGGGGTGCTCGACCCGCCAGACCTTCTCGAAGAACCCGGTGTGGTTCTCCGTCAGCCCGCGCATCAGCAGCGGCAGTTCCTCGGTGTCCCCGTCCGCCGCGAGCTGCGCCGCGAGCGTGTCCACCGTCAGCCAGAACACCATCTCCCCGTCCGGCACCGGTACGTCGCCCACCCCGTGCTCCGCCAGCCACACCCGGGCGAGCCCGCCGAGTTCCGGGTCGTCCAGGACCGCGCGCACCGCCGGCTCGGCCTCCCGCCCGGCGGGGGCCAGGGCCTGCTGGCAGCGCAGCCGGCGCAGCGGGGCGCCCTCGTCGTCGCCCCGGGCGGCGGCCAGCAGTTCGGTCACGGCGGCCGGCAGCTCCCGGCCGGCGAGCCACTGCTCGATCTCGGCCTGCGCCGCGCGCTCGGGGTAGGCGGAGACGGCGTCGAGGAGGGTGTCGGCGCCCTTGTCGGCCAGTTCCCCGATGGCGGGGGCCTCGACGCCGGCCTCCAGCATCCGGGCGCGTACGCCGTACAGGCCGAGCGGGGTCAGGCGGACCATCCCGTACCGGGACACGTCCTCGTCCTCCGCGCCGGCGCGGTCGGCGGCGGCGAACTCCTCGTCGTCCGCCTCGGCCATCAGCTCCTCGTCCACGGGCTGGTACTCGACCAGGCCGATGGGCTCCAGCTGCCGGAACTGGTCGTCGAGGCGCATCATCGCGTCGGAGACCTGTTCCAGGACGGCGTCGGTGGGGTCGCCCATGTCGTCGGGGACGATCATCGAGGCGGCGAGCACCGGCAGCGGTACGGGCCCCTCGCCCGCGCCGCCCTCGGAGACGGTGAGCAGGTAGAGGTTGGCGAGGACGCCGTCGAGGAAGTCGGCCTCGCGCTGCGGGTTCCAGTCGAGCCGGTCGAAGTCGATCTCGCCGCCCGCGTCGAGCGCGTCCACGAGGTCGTCCAGGTCGGGTACGGCGGCGTCCGCGAGGACGGTGTCCAGGGCGGCGAGCCACAGGTCGAGCACGTCGCCGGGGGCCCCGCCGGCCACCAGCGCGAGGTCCTCGCCGGGGGTGGCGGTGCCGTACTCGGGCTCCTCGCCCTCGGCGCCGTCGCCGGCGTCCTCCTCGGGTTCGGTCACGTCGACCAGGCCGGTGTCCACGGCGACCCGCCAGGCCTGACTCGCGTACACCGGGCTGTCCTCGTCCCGCTCGTCGAGGTCGAGGACGGTGACGGCCCCGGCGAGCTGGTCGGCGACGAGTTCACCGCCGACGTCGACGCGGGTGTCGGGTCCGGCCCAGCGGGCGAGGCGTACGGCGCGGGCGAACAGCGGGGCGACGAGGGCGTCGCGGGCCAGCTCCGCATCGGAGTGCAGCCGTACCGGCGGCAGCGTGGGGCGCGGCTCTGCGGACATGGGGTGGTTCTCCTCGGACGGAACGCCTGGGCGGCGGAACGGTACGGCGGTGAAGCGGTCTTGAACGGTACGGCGATGGAAACGGTACGGCGGTGAAGCGGTGCGGCGGTGAAGCGGTGCGGAACGGTGCGCGCCCCGGGGTGACGGCGATCGAGTGACGGCGATCGAGTGGTCAGGCCGGGTGCGGCCACCCAGCGTAGACGCATTTCGGGCAGGGCCGGCGGGTCATCTCCGTTGGTTCATCCCACAGTCGGCTCCCGTATTCCCTGGAGGCCTTGACAACGTCGCTGCTCACCCAGGAAATTGACGCGCGTAGACATACCGAGCCCTCAGGCTCGCCCCCCTCCTCCACACACCGGAGTCCCCGCCCATGCGCTCTTCGCATCCCCGTTCCGCCGCCGTCGCGGCCCTCGTCGCCACCGCGCTGGCCACCGGCCTGCTCGCGGGTTCCGCCGGCGCGGCCGAAGGCGTCGTGTCCGCCGATCCGATACGCATCCACGACATTCAGGGCACCACCCGGATATCCCCCTTCAACGGCAAGCAGGTCGCCGACGTCGAGGGCATCGTCACCGGCGTGCGCACCTACGGCTCGCGCGGCTTCTGGATCCAGGACCCGGACGCCGACGACAACGCCGCCACCAGCGAGGGCGTGTTCGTCTTCACCGGCTCTGTCCCGACCGTCGCCGTCGGCGACGCCGTGAAGGTCTCCGGCACGGTCGGCGAGTACGTCCCCGGCGGGGTCAAGTCCGGCAACCAGTCCGTCACCCAGATCTCCAAGCCCACCGTGACCGTGGTCTCCTCCGGCAACGCGCTGCCCGAGGCCACCGCCGTGAACGAGTACACCGTCCCGGCCGCGTACGCCCCGGCGGGCGACCCGGCGGCCGAGGGCAGCATCAACGGCCTGACCCTGGAGCCCTCCCGCTACGCCCTGGACTACTACGAGTCCCTGGAGGGCATGAACGTCAAGATCGGCACCTCCCGCGTGGTCGGCGCCACCGACCCGTACTCGGAGCTGTGGGTCACGGTCAAGGGCTGGGAGAACGCCGCGAAGCGCGGCGGCACCGTCTACGGTTCCTACGAGTCCCAGAACACCGGCCGGCTCCAGATCCAGCAGCTCGCCCCGACCGCGCAGCAGCCCTTCCCCGTCGCCAACGTCGGCGACAAGCTGACCGGTACCACCGAAGGCCCGCTGGACTTCAACCAGTTCGGCGGCTACACGCTGGTGGCGCGCACCCTGGGCACGGTCAAGGCGGGCACCCTCGCCCCCGAGAAGACGAAGGCGCAGGCGGCGCACGAGCTCGCGGTGGCCACGTACAACGTCGAGAACCTCGACCCGACGGACCCGCAGGAGAAGTTCGACAACCTGGCCAAGGCCGTCGTCGAGAACCTCGCCTCCCCCGACATCCTCGCCCTGGAGGAGATCCAGGACGACAACGGCGCCAAGAACGACGGCACCGTCTCGGCCGAGCAGACGCTGACCAAGTTCACGGCGGCGATCGCGGCGGCGGGCGGCCCGGCCTACCAGTGGCGCACGATCAACCCCGAGGACAAGAAGGACGGTGGCGAGCCCGGCGGCAACATCCGTCAGGTCTTCCTCTTCAACCCGGCGCGCGTCTCCTTCACCGAGCGGGCCCCGGGTGACGCGAATACGGCGACCGGTGTCGTCAAGGAGCAGGGCAAGGCCGCGCTGACCCACTCCCCCGGCCGGATCGACCCGGCGAACCCGGCGTGGGTCGACAGCCGCAAGCCGCTCGCGGGCGAGTTCGTCTTCCGCGGCAAGACGGTCTTCGTGATCGCCAACCACTTCGGTTCCAAGGGCGGCGACGAGGGCCTGACCTCGCACCACCAGCCGCCGGTCCGCTCCTCGGAGGCCAAGCGGCTGCTCCAGGCGCAGGCGGTGAACGGTTTCGTCAAGGACATCCTGGCGGTCGAGAAGAACGCGAACGTCCTGGTCCTCGGCGACATCAACGACTTCGAGTTCTCGG
Coding sequences:
- a CDS encoding alkaline phosphatase PhoX, with amino-acid sequence MPLSRRDFTSRTVIAGAGVALTGTVGALATAPGALAADDVPAVDGPDAASAERRPHGPGYGPLIADPAGLLALPAGFSYRVITHSGVTTLDSGESTPSHHDGTAAFEGHRGVTLLVNNHELKGPRSGWKHPVPLTEGLVYDPAASGGCTVVEVRRGGEVAEWVGIAGTSTNCAGGSTPWGTWLTCEETEDLAGKNGMTKDHGYVFEVDPHDRRANRDPKPIKAFGRYAHEAVVIDPHHGHAYLTEDASGPNGLLYRWTPPQGFRHGRARLRGLAADAGVLAAAKCFDSAGRFVDDLSRATKIGTVYGVDWVEVTDRDARTLPVRKQFAAGAVTRGRKLEGMWWGDGGAYFVSSYARSESPGAAHDGQVWFYDPKRRTVRLVVLIGVNADPSKDGGYDGPDNITVSPYGGLVIAEDGEGVQHLFGATASGRVYPLARNELNIGTEEEPEYAEFTGVCFSPDGRTLYANLQEPGIMLAITGPWRRGR
- a CDS encoding endonuclease/exonuclease/phosphatase family protein, translated to MRSSHPRSAAVAALVATALATGLLAGSAGAAEGVVSADPIRIHDIQGTTRISPFNGKQVADVEGIVTGVRTYGSRGFWIQDPDADDNAATSEGVFVFTGSVPTVAVGDAVKVSGTVGEYVPGGVKSGNQSVTQISKPTVTVVSSGNALPEATAVNEYTVPAAYAPAGDPAAEGSINGLTLEPSRYALDYYESLEGMNVKIGTSRVVGATDPYSELWVTVKGWENAAKRGGTVYGSYESQNTGRLQIQQLAPTAQQPFPVANVGDKLTGTTEGPLDFNQFGGYTLVARTLGTVKAGTLAPEKTKAQAAHELAVATYNVENLDPTDPQEKFDNLAKAVVENLASPDILALEEIQDDNGAKNDGTVSAEQTLTKFTAAIAAAGGPAYQWRTINPEDKKDGGEPGGNIRQVFLFNPARVSFTERAPGDANTATGVVKEQGKAALTHSPGRIDPANPAWVDSRKPLAGEFVFRGKTVFVIANHFGSKGGDEGLTSHHQPPVRSSEAKRLLQAQAVNGFVKDILAVEKNANVLVLGDINDFEFSATTDALAADGALYPAIKSLPKAERYSYVFQGNAQVLDQILTSPAIKNFTYDSVHINAEFAAQNSDHDPQVLRFRP